In the Candidatus Kryptobacter tengchongensis genome, CCTGGGGATCCCTTTTCGGGGATCTTACCCAAGGTTTTAATGGACTCATTACGGGGGTTCATTTGGATTTTCACCGATGAAATAGCCGATCCAATAGTTAAAATTGCCCAAAGGAAAAACAATGCCGCTTCTCTCCAAATGTGGTATTTTTGCCTGTTATGCATTGTTAGTTCAAAAATTTTATTTTTTTAATCTATTTTAATTAGCTCCTGAAGTTTCTCCTGTGTTATAGGACCATCAACGACTACTATAAATTTGTCCAAGGTTAAATACTTACGAGCAACTTTCATCACATCTTCTTTACTGACCTTAAGTATTTTTTCATATTTTTTATCAAACTCTTCAAGGGGAACTTTTTCAATTAATGAACGTGCAACGACTGAAGCTACGTCTAACGGTGTTTCGGCATACAGGGGTAACAAACCAAGCATTCTCCTCTTAGCGTTAAAAAGTTCTTCATCTGTTATCCCCTCTTCAAGTAATTTCTTTATCTCCGCGAATATCCCCTTTATCACCTTATCTACATTCTCAGGAGCGGTTTTCGTATTTAGTTTCCAGTATCCTATGCCATCTCTCGTCTGCCATAGTTGACTTCTTATCATATAAATCAATCCCTGTTTATCTCTTAGTTCAACCCCTATTCTGGATGTCAAAGCACTTTGTGCAAGTATATAATTTAAAATCTCAACCGCCTCCTCTTCATCTTTGCCGATATTATTATATGGTGCAAAGCCAAGATTTATTGTGCACTCTGTATATTCACTATCTGGAAAAACTTTCATTTCACGGTAGTTCAATTCCTTCACATTAGACACAAGCCTAAGTGGCAGGGGTTTTCCTTTAGCCTGCCATTTTTCAAAATATCTTTTTACAAGGCTTAACATATCCTTATGCTTCATATTTCCAACAACAATCAATGTAGTTCGGTCTGGTCTTATATATGACTCATAAAGTTTAAAAATGTCTTCGGTTGAGATTTTCTCTATAGTTTCAGGTGTAATTTTATTCTTTGAGTATTCATGATCTCTAAAAATTTTATCAAACATATAATAAAACGCCTTTACCTTTGTTCCAGTGAACCTATTTTTTGCAACCGTTCGGTGTTTATTCTTTATTAAATTTATCTCTGCAGTATCCATCCTCGGATTTGTGAGCACCTCAACAAGCATCTTTAGCATCTGGTCGGAATTTTCAGTTAAGGAATAACCCTCAAACGAAAATCCTCTATAATTTCCGCGCACCGATATTGATATGGGATAAAAAGAAAGTTTTTCTACATATTCATCATAGCTCATACTGGCTGGACCTCTGTTCATCACATCAGCCAAAATGCTTGCAATTCCCGCTTTCCCTTCTATCTCATCAGGAATAATCCCAGCTTCAATTATACCTGTAACAACTAATGTTGGTGCAAGTTTATTCTCAATCGTGTAAACCGTTATTCCATTTTTCAACTTTGCTTTCTTAACCTTTGGGGATATAAGTTTAGGCTTAACTATATCAAAAGTATCCACAATGAATTCACTCCCCCGCAAAGGTCCCAAAGACCCCGTTGGAGACAATCCCTCTAAGAGAAAGATCCCAAAATCACCTTGATAAAAAAATTTATCTTCATCTTCAATAATTGAAAGTTCCAGTAATCTCCCAGCGTTTGGTTCAAAATCTTCTGTCTCTTCATCTTCAAATTTTATGCTTTTCTTCTCTTTCGGCAACAAATACCCAACGGTTACAGCACTCTCTTTAAAGTATTCATTCATCACCCTTTGTATATCTTCTCTTGCTACATTTAAAACCATATTATAAAAATTGTTGTAGTAATCCCATCCATAATAACATTCCCATGTGCTTAGCCTCATTCCTATATCAGAATTCTTTATATATTCAGACGCTTCCGTAAATTTATATCTGTTTTTTGCCTTTTGAAGCTCATAATCACTGACCAGCTCTCTTTTCATCTTCTCTATTTCCTCCCACACAATCTTCTCAATCCTATCAACATTACTATCCGGATTTACCTGAATGGATATTGTAAATAAGCGTGGATATTTTGAAATCGGAAATCCCCCGCTCACACTTAGCGCGAGCTTTTCATTTTCAACTAAACGCTTATATAATCTTGAACCTCTGCTTCTCTCACATAATATCTTACCTGCTAAATATAAAGCTGGAGCATCGGGATGATTATATGATGGGGTTTTGAATGCCATCAATACCGTTGGATACATAACATCCCCGTGAACTATACTAAACATTTTTTTTGCTTTTTGAGCTGGCTCATATACATTAGGTTCATGAATTTCCGGTCCAGGAGGTATGGTACCATAGTATTTCTCCGCCAATCTCAAAATCTCTTTAGTGTCAAAATCCCCAACCAAAACCAATATAGCATTGTTTGGAGTGTAATATTGTTTATAATATGTGTAAGCGTCGTCCCGTGTAATTCTCTTAAGATCTTCCTCCCAACCAATTATGGGGTTGCGGTATGGGCTGACCGCAAAAGCTGTTGAATATAAGTTCTCCAAAAAGATCCCACCTGAATTACTTTCCGATCTCATTCTGCGTTCTTGAAGTACAACTCTAATTTCAGATTTAAACTCCGCGGTATCAAAAATTGAATTTTGCATTCTATCTGATTCTATATCAAAAGCAAGCTCAATTTTATTTTTCGGCAGATACATATAATAAGATGTCATATCCCACGACGTAAAAGCATTAAATATACCTGAATTTTGTGATATTATTTTAGATACCTGCCCCTTTGCGTATTTTTTGGTGCCTTTGAACATCATATGCTCTACCACATGACTTATTCCAGTTAAACCAGCAGGCTCATTGACAGAGCCAACTTTATAAGTTAGCTGGTGAAATATAAATGGCACATTATGTCTTTCCATTGTTAAAATAGTTAATCCATTTTTGAGTCTGTGCCTGTATACTTTCCCCTCTTCATATTCCCCCTCCAATAAACCCGCAAGGCAAAGTTCCTTGGCAAGAAATAGAATTACAACCAGAACCAAGTTTATCATTTTGGTGATAGGTTTTTTATTTTTAATTTTTTAAAAAATCAACCCCCTAAGGTTCAGTACTTCAGTTAGAACCTCAGGGGATTGCACAGATGTTAACAAGGTTATTACATAGTAGATTTCTTATTTGATGTAAATCATCTTTCTTGTTTGGCTGTATCCGTTCACTTTTAATTGATACAAATAAACACCGCTTGGTAAACCATCGGCTCTAAAGTTGACATAATGTTCCCCAGCTTCAAAAGTTTGATCACTCACTATAGTTGCCACCTCACGACCGAGTAAATCAAAGACCTTTATTGTTACATCTCCTTTTTCGGGTATAGAGAATTTTATTGTAGTTATGGGGTTGAATGGATTGGGGTAATTTTGATATAGTTTATAATCTGGCAGAACATAGTTCAGGTCTTTAACAGAGACGACAGGAGCTGTTGTGTAGATATACGAATATGAGCAACCTATCCACGGATAACCTCCTGTATCTGCGGAAACTGAGTATATTGACTGTTTGATAACATTTGGATCGTAGATGTTTGTCCATGTTGTTCCCCCATCAGTAGTTTTCAAGATAGTCCCAGAACCAACCGCATATCCAACTCTATCATTGGCAAAGCTCACAGAGTAAAGTAATGTTGTAGTTGAATCAACATAATTCCAGGTCGCGCCACCATCAGTTGTTTTTAAAATTATTTTATTTCCAACTGCTACTGCAACGCTTTCATTCAAAAAGGCAACATCTCTTAAATCAGCACTCGCAAGCGATGCAGGAACATTTTTAAAAGTTGCCAGATTCCAGGTCTCACCCCCATCCACGGTATACAACGCTTTTAGCTTCGTTCCAACTATAATTCCTTTATTAGGAGTTGAAAACTTCACAGCTCTCCAAGCATTACTCGCAATGTTTGAACGAACCGCCCATGTAAGCCCACCATCTAAAGTTTTATAAATCACATCCTTATTTGTCGCAAGCTGACCAACTGCAAATCCCTTATTCCAGTTAATAAAATAAACGCCATATAGATGTGTTGTGGTCGCAAGGGTATCAGGCAGTAAAATTTCCCAAGATTCCCCCCCATTCTTAGTTCTTACCAGCAATCTATAGCTACAAGCTGCGAAACCGGTGTCATCATTAAGGAAATGGATTGTATTAACATTTGGTGTTGCTTTACGAGAACTAACAAAGTCTGCACCCCAAGAGTTACCCCAGTTTTTAGATTTTAAGAAAATCCCATCGTAACCAGCTGCATAAATTACGCCACTATTTAATATTTGGATTGAATATATCGTAGCCCCGGGAATTTTTGTAATCAATTCACCCGAATTTCCGAAATCAGGGGTTCTTACTATAACTCCATCTGAACCAGCTCCTATTAAAGTATCGCCCGTTCCAAAACCCGAGTATAAAGTTGCACCTATTCCAACCCCAAGCGGAACCCAGGTGTTACCACCGTCCGTTGTTTTTATCACTATGGCACCCATAATACCACCCCCTACCGCTATTCCATTTAAGCTATCTTTAAACCAAACCGAATATAAATTATCATATGTTCTGTTCTCCTCTGATTGAACCATTAAAGTCCATGTCTCCCCGCCATTTGTTGTTTTTAAAATTATACTTGGCTGTAAACCTGCTGCAAATGAACCCCAGCCAACAGCGATAGCTAAGTTTTCATTGATCATAAAAACGCTCCTTATGTCGGTTCTAGTATAAGGGAATTGACTCAAATTAGGTGCTGGAGCATTATTCCACACTATCCCATCTTTTGTATACCATATGGTTCCAGCATCTTTACCAACTACTATTCCTTTCCCAGGTTTCGCGAAATGCATCGCATATAGTTGTTTGTTTATCACAGTATCAATTTTCCAGCTTGTACCACCATCGTTTGTACTCAATATCCATCCACTAGAAGAAGTAGAAGCAATCATCCAGCCCTTTAAACTATCGGCGAAGTAAATACCATAAATTGCGCCTGTTTCTGGAATTATACTCACGCTAATGGAATCCCAGGTTATCCCTCCATTTGTTGTCTTTAATAATGTTCTGCTTGATCCACCTGCAAATCCAAGTTGTTCATTAAGAAAGAAAACGCTATAAAGCGTTCTTGTCACTCCGCTGTTAAGTTTCGCCCAAGTCATACCGCCGTTTGTTGTCTTTAGAATAATTCCGTTATTCCCAACGATATAACCAACATTTTTTGATGCCATAAAGCCTGAGTAAAATATCGTGCCTCCGGGGTAAGTTGGAGCAAGCACTTCACGCCACGGTTGAGCTACAACAACAGAAATAAATATCAATCCCAACAAAATAATTGTTAATTTCTTCATATTGGTTCACCTCCCTTTATTTTTGTTTAAAATTAATTTAATTTTGCAATAATTAAACAAGAAAAGTCATTTTTAACTTCATTTTGTAAAAGATTAACAGATCTATTTTTAAATCTTGCAAATCTGAAAATAAAACGTAACCTTTGAAATACCTCAAATCCACCAGCTATCTCATAATACTTGACATTATCACACCCCGTCACTATATCCTTCGTAAAAGATTGATATCTCATCCCTATTCCCAAAATAAAATTTTTATCAAGGGCATATTCCAAAGCACCCCCCAACGAATAATCAACAGATTTTAACTTTGTAAATCTATTATCAATATATTTCATTGAATCAGATCTTGAAGTTCTAATCATAAATTCAAACGCAATCATTGGAAACATCTTGAAACCCCTAAAAGATATCCCAGTTCCATACTCCATAAAATCAAACTTCTCATGCCATAACAGTAAATTTCTCTCAGAATGCTTACTCCAAATATCATCATGCTCATACCGGATTAACAAAGCGATGTTTAAAAAATCACTTGCTTTCAACCTCCCCATGAATTTCCCCATATAACTTTCAAAATTTGCATAGCCAAACTCATATTCCTCTATAAAACCATAAGGAACAACTAAATATTTACCTATTTGCTTATATCCAATATTAAATCCAAACGTCGCTTTGCCCACTGAAAAATTTAGCTGTGTATATCCAGCGTAACCTCTATCCTTTAAATTAAATTCAACCAAGTTTGCTCTCCTCTTTACAAAATATTGATCCCCTCTAAAAAAGTAAATTTCAACATCATATAAATCTTCACTTTTCGCTTCAATTTTCTCTCGTGAATTAATAAGCACTGCGCTAAATCCAAAGCTTGTCCTTTCCATAACTTTAAATGCTAAACCTATTACACATTCTATATCCCGATATATAGTTCTTGGTCTTGTGTAAATATCCTTTAACCCATCAATAAGAGTATACCTGAGCCTAAGACCCGTAAAGAAATTCTTTACAAGTTCAAAACCATAATCAAAACCAATATTGGGACCTAAATAACGAAAGTTGCCAACAGTTGTATCTGTTACAAAAAAAGCTTTCCCATCATATGGGTAAAGCAACAATGAGCGATATAATCCTTTTCGCTCCTCAAAATTATATAAAGCATAGCCCTTAAAAACTCCCTTTTTACCAAGATTTTCAACCCTGACAAAATTTATATTGTAATAATTTAATCTCGCTGGGTCATATATTCTCCTATATCCCCCAAAAATAGTTGAACCATAAAACCCCACCCAAACCCCCTTATTCCTCTCCTCCATTGTAATCCAAGCTGGATTCTCACCAAAGTCATATAAATTTAATCTGTCATTAAAAGCCGGAGATAAATTATTTATACTTGATAACCCATCGCGCATAATGACAGATAAAAATCCACTTAAAGGATTCCTGAAAACCTCAAGGGGTTCACCTTGATGATAATACTGAGAGTAACAAACCGTAGATACAATAATTAATAATTTTAACATCCGAGCTTTTATCATTGCCGCTTTGGAGTTGGTTTTGGTATTACCTCAAAATCAACAGAAGAATCGTTTGTGTCAAATCCAGGCGTTTTTCTCTGCATGGACATCCCGCTATATCTTGGTGGACTTAATACATAACCCCTGTCTATTCTCTGATCAAGTGTTTTTTTGGTTATAGGATGAGGATTTGATTGATATTCAACCCCATCTACTATAGTTTCTATATCCACCCCATCCTCAACATTCTCATCTTCCCCTGTGGCTATTATAACAATATCACTTATAAGGTTAATCAAAAATTCTGTCGTTCTGTAGGGAAGTATATTTAATAAATTTGGCACATCAGGATTATCAATATCATTTGGTGAATACTGATTATAAAATTCCCAATCGGCGTTGCTTAAATCTATACTCGTTGCCACAAACTTTCTATGATCTATTGCTTTTGATGCTATGACGATAAATTGACCCGGATTTATGGGATAATTTCTCTCACCAGGTTTGCCAGGGAATTTAAAAGCATATGTAACTCCATCTATATCCCCATCACTTCCCTCATCCGCACCCGGACCTAATCCCTCATTATTACCCGAGACGCGCATTACGATCATGCCGTCAAGATATTTAACACTATCAGTGGAGTTGTAAAGCTCTATAAATTGATCAAAAAAGTAAAATATATTATTAACAGGACCACATGCATATATTTCATTTATAACTATACCATAACCGGATGTTGGCATAGCTATTATAGTGTCAATCACCTCTTGCCCAGCTTTAACTTCTATATCTTTTTTGACCCCAACTAATGATATCCTTGAATCTAACGGATGAATCCCACGAATTGAAATGCTATAGACAGATTCCGGCAGTCCCCCGATATCAAGTATTCCATTCTCATCGGTATAATATATCCTGATACCGTATTCACTTGTAACTATACATTTTGCGTCCTTCAGCGGGATGTAAATCCCCAGGGAATCCCACAAACAAACAATTTTCATAACCCCAGAGCCATCATATAAAACCGGCATTTCCGGCGAACACCCAGACAATATTGTTAAAAATTTAACCGTAAATGTAAACCCGACGACAAAAATAAAAAGAATTCTCATGTTTTAACTTTATTTCTTAGCAATCGTTTTTATCAAGTCATCCACTACCATGCTAAACTCTATACCATAGAATAAAGGCGGATTCCTCTTTTCCTCCGCTATCTCTCCTTTATAATTCGCATAATATCTATAAATAGCTGGGTCATCTAAGAAATTATTAACATAAAAAGATATCTCAGCTCCTCTGAAAATTGATTGACTTACACTAAAGCTAAATAGCCACTTTAAAGGTTTCGTTTTTACTGACTCATCAAATTCCCGAGCCCTTTTAACATCTTCCGTTACCGTTGGCAAACTAAAATCTATGGGCTCAAGATTATAATACCTATACCTCTCCATAACTACAGCCTCAGCCCTTAATGTTGCCCATAATCCTAAACTTTTTAACGTATACTTAATAAAATAATTCAAAATAAA is a window encoding:
- a CDS encoding Predicted Zn-dependent peptidase, with the translated sequence MINLVLVVILFLAKELCLAGLLEGEYEEGKVYRHRLKNGLTILTMERHNVPFIFHQLTYKVGSVNEPAGLTGISHVVEHMMFKGTKKYAKGQVSKIISQNSGIFNAFTSWDMTSYYMYLPKNKIELAFDIESDRMQNSIFDTAEFKSEIRVVLQERRMRSESNSGGIFLENLYSTAFAVSPYRNPIIGWEEDLKRITRDDAYTYYKQYYTPNNAILVLVGDFDTKEILRLAEKYYGTIPPGPEIHEPNVYEPAQKAKKMFSIVHGDVMYPTVLMAFKTPSYNHPDAPALYLAGKILCERSRGSRLYKRLVENEKLALSVSGGFPISKYPRLFTISIQVNPDSNVDRIEKIVWEEIEKMKRELVSDYELQKAKNRYKFTEASEYIKNSDIGMRLSTWECYYGWDYYNNFYNMVLNVAREDIQRVMNEYFKESAVTVGYLLPKEKKSIKFEDEETEDFEPNAGRLLELSIIEDEDKFFYQGDFGIFLLEGLSPTGSLGPLRGSEFIVDTFDIVKPKLISPKVKKAKLKNGITVYTIENKLAPTLVVTGIIEAGIIPDEIEGKAGIASILADVMNRGPASMSYDEYVEKLSFYPISISVRGNYRGFSFEGYSLTENSDQMLKMLVEVLTNPRMDTAEINLIKNKHRTVAKNRFTGTKVKAFYYMFDKIFRDHEYSKNKITPETIEKISTEDIFKLYESYIRPDRTTLIVVGNMKHKDMLSLVKRYFEKWQAKGKPLPLRLVSNVKELNYREMKVFPDSEYTECTINLGFAPYNNIGKDEEEAVEILNYILAQSALTSRIGVELRDKQGLIYMIRSQLWQTRDGIGYWKLNTKTAPENVDKVIKGIFAEIKKLLEEGITDEELFNAKRRMLGLLPLYAETPLDVASVVARSLIEKVPLEEFDKKYEKILKVSKEDVMKVARKYLTLDKFIVVVDGPITQEKLQELIKID
- a CDS encoding Por secretion system C-terminal sorting domain-containing protein — translated: MKKLTIILLGLIFISVVVAQPWREVLAPTYPGGTIFYSGFMASKNVGYIVGNNGIILKTTNGGMTWAKLNSGVTRTLYSVFFLNEQLGFAGGSSRTLLKTTNGGITWDSISVSIIPETGAIYGIYFADSLKGWMIASTSSSGWILSTNDGGTSWKIDTVINKQLYAMHFAKPGKGIVVGKDAGTIWYTKDGIVWNNAPAPNLSQFPYTRTDIRSVFMINENLAIAVGWGSFAAGLQPSIILKTTNGGETWTLMVQSEENRTYDNLYSVWFKDSLNGIAVGGGIMGAIVIKTTDGGNTWVPLGVGIGATLYSGFGTGDTLIGAGSDGVIVRTPDFGNSGELITKIPGATIYSIQILNSGVIYAAGYDGIFLKSKNWGNSWGADFVSSRKATPNVNTIHFLNDDTGFAACSYRLLVRTKNGGESWEILLPDTLATTTHLYGVYFINWNKGFAVGQLATNKDVIYKTLDGGLTWAVRSNIASNAWRAVKFSTPNKGIIVGTKLKALYTVDGGETWNLATFKNVPASLASADLRDVAFLNESVAVAVGNKIILKTTDGGATWNYVDSTTTLLYSVSFANDRVGYAVGSGTILKTTDGGTTWTNIYDPNVIKQSIYSVSADTGGYPWIGCSYSYIYTTAPVVSVKDLNYVLPDYKLYQNYPNPFNPITTIKFSIPEKGDVTIKVFDLLGREVATIVSDQTFEAGEHYVNFRADGLPSGVYLYQLKVNGYSQTRKMIYIK